One Desulfovibrio fairfieldensis genomic window carries:
- a CDS encoding ISAs1 family transposase, which yields MQETHELILTIFRGLPDPRVERTKIHSLEVILFISLCSYLSGAEGFYDMEDYAHAKQEWLRKHIGMQSVPSHDTFNRVFQAISPSCFGECLMELSRRLREQVCGDIVAFDGKTHRRTGTKANNALHMLNAWSVENRLVLGQMAVEEKSNEITAVPQLMDMLDLKGCVVTADALNCQKAVAAKAIEKKADYLLALKANHQVLFDEVSAYMDDLSGQSPPGFEQVEKDHGRIETRRCWQSASVDWHAGKAEWPGLRSFVLIESIREHGDTVETSRRYYISSLPQGESYAAQSARAHWQIENSLHWCLDVVFNEDQSRARTRNAAKNLGTLRSICLNLLRRIPGKSSLKGKRFKISLNDDFLLEALKI from the coding sequence ATGCAAGAAACTCATGAACTCATTCTGACGATTTTTAGGGGACTGCCTGATCCTCGGGTAGAGCGGACGAAGATACATAGTCTTGAAGTTATTTTGTTTATTTCCTTATGCTCGTACCTGTCAGGCGCAGAGGGCTTCTATGACATGGAAGATTATGCACATGCCAAGCAAGAGTGGCTACGCAAGCACATAGGCATGCAAAGTGTTCCAAGTCACGATACCTTCAACCGAGTATTTCAGGCGATTTCCCCCTCCTGTTTCGGGGAGTGCCTTATGGAGTTATCACGGCGACTGCGTGAGCAGGTGTGTGGCGACATAGTTGCCTTTGATGGCAAAACGCACCGTCGCACGGGGACTAAGGCCAACAACGCCTTACACATGCTTAATGCCTGGTCGGTGGAAAATCGTCTGGTACTCGGACAAATGGCGGTTGAGGAGAAAAGCAATGAAATAACGGCTGTTCCTCAACTGATGGATATGCTGGATCTTAAGGGATGTGTCGTTACAGCAGATGCGCTTAACTGCCAGAAAGCCGTAGCAGCCAAGGCCATAGAAAAGAAAGCCGATTATCTTTTGGCGCTTAAGGCTAACCACCAAGTATTATTTGACGAGGTAAGCGCCTATATGGATGATCTTTCCGGGCAATCGCCTCCAGGTTTTGAACAAGTAGAGAAAGACCATGGGCGAATTGAAACTCGGCGGTGCTGGCAGTCAGCCTCCGTTGATTGGCACGCGGGTAAGGCGGAATGGCCAGGCTTACGGAGCTTTGTGCTTATCGAATCCATACGGGAGCACGGAGATACTGTCGAAACAAGCCGCCGTTATTACATAAGCAGTCTGCCCCAGGGCGAATCTTACGCCGCCCAAAGCGCTCGTGCACATTGGCAGATAGAAAACTCACTGCACTGGTGCCTGGATGTCGTTTTTAACGAGGATCAAAGTCGGGCACGAACCCGTAACGCAGCCAAGAATTTAGGAACACTGCGAAGTATCTGTC
- a CDS encoding MATE family efflux transporter, whose protein sequence is MAKNLTQGSPAKLIFFFALPLFIGNLFQQIYNMADTLIVGRTIGVTALAGVGSTGSLLFLVLGFVMGMTSGFSIVTAQFFGACNKVGVRRSFCAGILLSAVVAAVLTISGVLLSRTVLVLMLTPPEIMEDAHSYIIVISWGIGAAVLFNLLSNMIMALGDSKTPLFFLIIACLLNIILDFIFILYFKMGVAGAAWATVLAQVVSGLLCVGYILNKQPLLRPHAKDWKLGFKDIWKPMRIGLPMGFQMSVIAVGAIILQAALNSLGPLAVAAYTAAQKIDMVAVLPMMSFGLAMATYTGQNYGARNLERIRQGVRQCCFMSVGFSIAIAVVNITGGHHLIALFVGGGQERVIEMGQTYLEISGCMYWVLALLFIYRNTLQGLGQSLIPTLAGVMELLMRALAAVVLAVWWGFNGVCLANPLAWLGAALPLGIAYYASMRRLKREGLPPPEAV, encoded by the coding sequence ATGGCTAAAAATCTGACTCAGGGCAGCCCGGCGAAGCTGATTTTTTTCTTCGCGCTGCCGCTCTTTATCGGCAATCTTTTCCAGCAGATCTACAATATGGCCGATACCCTGATCGTGGGGAGGACTATCGGGGTCACGGCCCTGGCGGGCGTGGGCAGCACCGGCAGCCTGCTGTTTCTGGTCCTGGGCTTTGTCATGGGCATGACTTCGGGGTTTTCCATTGTCACGGCCCAGTTTTTCGGCGCCTGCAACAAGGTGGGCGTGCGGCGCAGTTTTTGCGCCGGTATTCTGCTCAGCGCGGTTGTGGCGGCCGTTCTGACGATCTCCGGCGTGTTGCTTTCACGCACGGTGCTTGTACTCATGCTCACGCCGCCAGAGATCATGGAGGACGCCCACAGTTATATCATCGTCATTTCCTGGGGCATCGGCGCGGCCGTGCTTTTCAATCTGCTCTCCAACATGATCATGGCCCTGGGCGACAGCAAGACCCCGCTGTTTTTCCTGATCATCGCCTGCCTCCTGAATATTATTCTGGATTTCATCTTCATTCTTTACTTTAAGATGGGCGTGGCGGGCGCGGCCTGGGCCACAGTGCTGGCCCAGGTGGTATCGGGCCTGCTCTGCGTGGGCTACATCCTCAACAAGCAGCCCCTGCTGCGGCCGCACGCCAAGGACTGGAAACTCGGCTTCAAGGATATCTGGAAACCCATGCGCATCGGCTTGCCCATGGGCTTCCAGATGTCGGTCATCGCCGTGGGCGCGATCATTCTGCAGGCGGCCCTGAACAGCCTGGGCCCCCTGGCCGTGGCCGCCTACACCGCCGCGCAGAAAATCGACATGGTGGCCGTGCTGCCCATGATGTCCTTTGGTCTGGCCATGGCCACCTACACGGGACAGAACTACGGCGCGCGCAATCTGGAGCGCATCCGGCAGGGCGTGCGCCAGTGCTGTTTCATGTCCGTGGGTTTCAGTATCGCTATTGCCGTGGTCAATATTACGGGCGGGCACCATCTTATCGCGCTTTTCGTGGGTGGGGGGCAGGAGCGGGTCATCGAGATGGGGCAGACTTATCTGGAGATCAGCGGTTGCATGTACTGGGTGCTGGCACTGCTCTTTATTTACCGTAATACCCTCCAGGGTCTCGGGCAAAGTCTGATCCCCACGCTGGCCGGTGTCATGGAGCTGCTTATGCGCGCGCTGGCCGCCGTGGTGCTGGCTGTCTGGTGGGGCTTCAACGGGGTTTGCCTGGCCAATCCCCTGGCCTGGCTGGGGGCCGCGTTGCCCTTGGGCATCGCTTATTACGCGAGTATGCGCCGTCTGAAGCGTGAGGGCCTGCCCCCGCCCGAGGCCGTGTAA